In Portunus trituberculatus isolate SZX2019 chromosome 10, ASM1759143v1, whole genome shotgun sequence, one genomic interval encodes:
- the LOC123501913 gene encoding LOW QUALITY PROTEIN: N-myc proto-oncogene protein-like (The sequence of the model RefSeq protein was modified relative to this genomic sequence to represent the inferred CDS: inserted 1 base in 1 codon), whose protein sequence is MALSCPELVPDSWLAPSQLTHPDDLWIKFEKFEFDNERTLVLPNPSSDPQFASYLDMGGGGFGSSIHPPGALPTPPHSPPTEHDLDDLVASIPEILESPSASPPSAISEILSDLEGMETASSPPRLEGTWGADWWGGALIPPIEASIKRDIMWGGGGTCTSTHTTHTNTTVTTTTPTVITQAVEVKKERQDSESSTEVYRDVIYPDDLSDDDDDDDLPDTPSCTDSDCDGDDPLWSPPHQKHHPVKHQVNTTSPAPTTPAPTTVSHQITTATTTTTPAVDIEHNYCEPNHHLHHHHHHTTGTITPSDTEDEVDVVSCPEQDIITTATTTTTTINTRLPPPPTPTPATPTTTSTTKASMDVKRQLQLAIQEAVRNRQNKSGGGSGGVASSSSGDDMSNSSTSLVSVKIKTQGKPAAYTKRMRDYHSEVVKSTKHRRXNKGDNDEGRRSVHNSLERQRRVDLRNAFETLRQLVPDTKIQEKAPKVQILKKAALHCKALQQAELRLLREKEKLKRQLQELQQRKALVCVPSS, encoded by the exons ATGGCCCTATCCTGCCCAGAACTTGTCCCGGACTCGTGGCTGGCCCCCTCACAGCTCACCCACCCTGATGACCTGTGGATTAAGTTTGAGAAGTTTGAGTTTGACAATGAGCGCACACTTGTCCTGCCCAACCCAAGCAGTGACCCTCAATTCGCCTCCTATTTGGACATGGGTGGGGGTGGTTTCGGGTCTTCTATTCACCCCCCCGGAGCTCTCCCCACCCCCCCACACTCCCCACCTACTGAACATGACCTAGATGACCTGGTAGCGTCTATTCCTGAGATTCTGGAGTCACCTTCTGCATCGCCTCCTTCTGCTATTAGTGAAATATTGTCAGATTTAGAGGGAATGGAAACTGCTTCATCCCCGCCCCGTTTGGAGGGCACCTGGGGGGCTGACTGGTGGGGAGGGGCGCTTATCCCCCCCATAGAAGCGTCTATTAAACGTGACATCATGTGGGGGGGTGGTGGGACATGTACGTCTACCCACACGACCCATACAAACACCACAGTCACGACTACGACCCCCACAGTGATCACGCAGGCtgtggaggtgaagaaggagagacaggacTCGGAAAGCTCAACAGAAGTCTATAGAGATGTCATATACCCTGATGACCTctctgatgatgacgatgatgatgacctCCCAGACACCCCCTCCTGTACTGATAGTGACTGCGATGGTGATGATCCCTTATGGTCACCACCTCACCAAAAGCACCACCCAGTCAAGCACCAAGTCAACACCACTTCTCCTGCTCCCACTACACCAGCAcccaccacagtcagtcaccaaatcaccaccgccaccaccaccactactccagcGGTTGACATTGAGCATAATTATTGTGAGCCTaaccaccatcttcaccaccatcaccaccacaccacgggCACCATCACGCCGTCTGATACTG AAGATGAAGTGGACGTGGTATCCTGCCCTGAACAagacatcatcaccactgccaccacgactaccaccaccatcaacaccagactaccccctccccccactccGACCCccgccacccccaccaccaccagcaccaccaaagCTTCTATGGACGTCAAGAGACAACTACAACTGGCGATCCAGGAGGCGGTGAGGAACAGGCAGAAcaagagtggtggtggcagtggtggtgttgcgagtagtagtagtggtgatgacatGAGCAACAGCAGTACGAGTCTTGTGTCGGTGAAGATTAAGACCCAGGGCAAGCCAGCAGCCTACACCAAGAGGATGAGGGACTATCATTCTGAG GTGGTGAAGTCCACAAAGCACAGGC CGAACAAGGGTGACAATGATGAAGGGCGGCGGTCAGTGCACAACTCCCTGGAGCGTCAACGGCGGGTGGACCTGCGGAATGCCTTTGAGACTCTCCGCCAGCTGGTCCCGGACACCAAGATCCAGGAGAAGGCCCCCAAAGTGCAGATTCTGAAGAAGGCGGCCCTCCACTGCAAGGCCCTTCAGCAGGCTGAGCTCCGACTGCtgcgggagaaggagaagctCAAACGACAACTGCAAGAGCTTCAGCAGAGGAAAGCTTTGGTGTGTGTACCGTCAAGTTGA
- the LOC123501836 gene encoding extensin-3-like, translating into MAWRGKDGSALRWWPCLVVLGLVLGWTHGTCADHVTAAVDGAVGGGVGGEGVVAYGGGVLDVVEEVEEGDLHVEESISAPIYVTIVQTNNDGDPFLHYPPPPPPPPPPPPPKYHPKPTLPPPPPPPPPPSYHPPSHPPPPPPPVYHPVAPYHPPPPPPPPPPPPKYKHSIEVDTKYYHASNPHEPSFHKPPFYQEDVFIGDFHHPPPLPPPLPLPKHHHPLPHPPHPHPPYHPPVTSFHHVDVKHDAYHPPGYGYHLDVHDRVLGHPPPLDLHPLHLPPHPPHPLPYKEPIVRVKKEYRKGSRSFEASVDHLDKLRVDRERLYDDPPHYGFVKAKYESHDHAPTTKGTTKATTYVRHLHRYEGDYVKGYDHDKIVYDPPKDDYKDDHLYDHKDEVVYDHHKDEYKDDHHGYDHPKDDHVYDHKDEHVYDHKEDHKDGYVYDHKDDHKEGYVYDPPKYDHKDDHKEGYVYEPPKYDHKDDHKEGYVYDPPKYDPKEDHIYDHKKDHHVYDPHKHDHHEYDPHKYDHHVYAKGYDDHYHHLRHHHYYN; encoded by the exons atcacGTGACGGCGGCGGTGGATGGGGCGGTGGGGGGTGGAGTCGGGGGCGAGGGGGTGGTGGCGTACGGGGGAGGTGTACtggatgtggtggaggaggtggaggaaggcgaCCTGCACGTAGAGGAGTCAATCTCGGCTCCTATTTACGTCACTATCGTGCAAACTAACAATGATGGTGACCCTTTCCTCCActaccctccacctccaccacctccacctcctcctcctccacctaaatATCATCCCAAACctactcttccacctcctccacctcctcctcctccacctagtTATCACccaccttcccatcctcctcctcctccacctcctgtttaCCATCCAGTAGCGCCTTATcacccccctcctccacctcctccacctcctcctccacctaaatACAAACACAGCATAGAAGTGGATACCAAATACTACCACGCATCTAATCCACATGAACCAAGCTTCCACAAACCACCTTTCTACCAAGAGGACGTGTTTATTGGCGATTTCCACCACCCacctccactgccaccaccactaccactacccaaACACCATCACCCGctcccacacccaccacaccctcATCCACCCTACCATCCACCTGTCACGTCCTTCCACCACGTTGATGTGAAGCACGACGCTTATCATCCACCTGGCTACGGTTACCACTTGGATGTACATGATAGAGTCCTCGGCCATCCACCTCCACTTGATCTCCACCCTCTCCACTTACCCCCCCACCCTCCCCATCCACTTCCCTACAAGGAGCCGATCgtaagagtaaagaaagagtaCCGCAAGGGGTCAAGGTCATTCGAAGCCTCAGTGGATCACCTGGACAAGCTCAGAGTGGATAGGGAACGACTCTACGACGACCCCCCTCACTATGGCTTCGTTAAGGCCAAGTACGAAAGCCACGACCACGCCCCAACGACCAAGGGCACCACCAAGGCTACGACCTACGTCCGCCATCTACACAGGTATGAAGGGGACTACGTCAAGGGGTACGACCATGATAAGATTGTCTACGACCCCCCCAAAGACGACTACAAAGACGATCATCTCTACGACCATAAGGATGAGGTTGTGTATGACCACCACAAGGATGAGTACAAGGACGACCACCATGGGTACGACCACCCCAAGGACGACCACGTTTACGACCACAAAGATGAACACGTTTACGACCACAAAGAAGACCACAAAGATGGCTACGTTTACGACCACAAGGACGACCACAAAGAAGGTTACGTGTACGACCCGCCCAAGTACGACCACAAGGACGACCACAAAGAAGGTTACGTGTACGAACCCCCTAAGTACGACCACAAGGACGACCACAAAGAAGGCTACGTGTACGACCCCCCTAAATACGACCCCAAGGAGGACCACATATATGACCACAAGAAGGATCATCACGTGTACGACCCCCACAAGCACGACCACCACGAGTACGACCCCCACAAGTACGACCACCATGTGTACGCCAAGGGATATGacgaccactaccatcatctccgccaccaccactactataa CTAA